CTACCAGAAGGTGGCCAAGGCGCACGCGGACCTCAGGCCCCTGGTGGACCGGTACCGCGCGTACCGGAAGCTCATGCGGGAGGCGGCCGACGCCCGGGGGATCCTGAAGGAGACGATCGACCCGGAGATGCGGGCGCTGGCCGAGGGGGAGCTGCAGGAGCTGGAGCAGCGGGCGGCGGTACTGGAGGAGGAGCTGCAGCGCCTGCTCCTCCCGAAGGATCCCAACGACGAGAGGAACACCATCCTGGAGATCCGGGCCGGGGCCGGGGGGGAGGAGGCGTCCCTCTTCGCCGCCGATCTCTGCCGCATGTACGTCCGCTATGCGGAGCGCCACCGGTGGAAGGTGGAGGTGCTCTCCTCCCACGAGACCGGGACCGGCGGGTTCCGGGAAGTGATCCTGGGGATCGAGGGGAAGGGGGCCTACAGCCGCCTGAAGTTCGAGGGGGGCGTGCACCGGGTCCAGCGGGTGCCGGAGACCGAGGCGGCGGGGCGGATCCACACCTCCACCGTGACCGTGGCGGTCCTGCCGGAGGCGGAGGAGGTGGAGGTCCAGATCGACCCGAAGGATCTCCGGATCGACGTGTACCGGTCCACGGGGCCGGGCGGGCAGAGCGTCAACACCACCGACTCGGCCGTCCGCGTCACCCACCTTCCGACGGGTCTGGTCGTCACGTGCCAGGACGAGAAGTCGCAGCACAAGAACAAGGCCAAGGCCCTGAAGGTTCTCCGGGCCCGCCTCCTGGAGCAGGCGCAGGCGGAGCAGCGGGCCAGGATCGACCAGGATCGCGGCACGCAGGTGGGGACCGGGGAGCGGGCGGAGAAGATCCGGACCTACAACTTCCCCCAGAACCGGATCACGGACCATCGGATCGGGTTGACCCTGCACAGCCTCCCGGCCATCCTGGATGGGGAGATCGAGCCTCTCATCGAGGCCCTGGCGTCCCACTTCCAGGCCGAGCGGCTGAAGGCGGTTTCCTAAATGCCAGGCGAGCGCGGCGGCGAGCAGGGAGGCGGCAGGGGAGTGGTCCGCAACGTGCCCAGCCTCCTCCGGGAAGCGGCCGAACGGCTCCGGCCCTGTGCGGTGCAGACGCCCCGCCTGGACGCCGAGTGCCTGCTCACCGCCGCCCTCGGCTGCGACCGCGCCGCCCTCTACGGGTGGCGTGGGGAGGTGCCGGCCCCGGCGGTCTCGCGCTTCGCCGCTCTCCTCGAGCGGCGCGCCGCCCGGGAGCCGGTCGCGTACCTGACCGGAGTCCGGGAGTTCTGGTCCCTGCCGCTCAGGGTGACCCCTGCCGTCCTCATCCCCCGCCCCGAGACCGAGACGCTGGTCGAGGCGGTCCTGGGCCGCCTGGCGGACCGCCGCGGCGATTCCCTCACCGTGGCCGACCTCGGGACGGGATGCGGGGCCATCGCCATCGCGCTGGCAACCGAGCTCCAGGAGGCGCGCCTCTTCGCCGTGGACGTCAGCGCGGAGGCGCTTGCGGTCGCGGCGGAGAACGCCCGCCGCTTCCGCGTCGGTCGGCGCGTGACCTTCCTGCAAGGGGACTGGACCGCCCCCCTCTTTGCCGCGCAGTTGGCCGGCGCCCTCGACGTCCTGGTCGCGAACCCGCCCTACGTCCCCACCGCCGACCTCGCGACGCTGGACCCGGAAGTATCCCGCTTCGAGCCCCCCCTCGCCCTGGATGGCGGTCCCGATGGGCTCACGTTCCACCGGGAGCTGGCGGTGCATGCGCCCCGGCTCCTTCGCCCCGGCGGCTGGTTGGCCGTGGAGGTGGGGGCGGGCCAGGGGGACGCGGTCCGGAGCCTCCTGGCATCCGTGCCGGACCTCGCCGTCCATCCGGTCGTGCGGGATCTGGCCCACCGGGACCGGGTCTGTCTCGCCCGGCGCCGCGAGGCGGCCGGGTAAGCACGCCCCCTCTGGAGGCCCCATGGACCAGCTCCTCATCCGCGGTGGCGTCCCCCTGCAGGGGAGCGTCCGGGTAAGCGGAGCCAAGAACGCCGCGCTCCCCTGCATCACCGCCGGCCTCCTGGCGGAGGGGGACCTCCGCCTGGCCAACGTCCCCCGGCTCAAGGACATCGAGACCATCTGCCGGCTCCTCCGCCACATGGGGGTCGCGGTGGAGGAGGACGGGGCGGGAGGCCTCGCGGTCTCGGGGCGGGCCGTGAGGAGCTTCGAGGCCCCCTACGACCTCGTCCGCACGATGCGCGCCTCCGTCCTCGTCCTGGGCCCCCTCGTCGCCCGGTTCGGGCGGGCCCGGGTCTCGCTGCCCGGGGGGTGCGCGATCGGCCCCCGCCCCATCAACCTCCACCTCGCCGGGCTCCAGCAGATGGGGGCGGAGATCGACCTGAGCGAAGGGTATGTCGAGGCGAAGGCCCGCCGCCTCCGGGGGACCCGGATCGTCTTTGACGTGAAGACGGTCACCGGGACCGAGAACCTCCTGATGGCCGCGACCCTCGCGGAGGGGACCACGGTCCTGGAGAATGCGGCCTGCGAGCCGGAGGTCCAGGACCTGGCTGCCCTGCTTACCGCCATGGGGGCGCGCATCCGGGGAGCCGGGACCGACACGATCACGGTGGAGGGGGTCCAAGCCCTGGGGGCGGCCAGCCACCGGATCATCGCGGACCGGATCGAGGCCGGGACCTTTGCCGTGGCCGCGGCGATCACCCGGGGCGACGTGACCCTCACCGATTGCGCGCCGGAGCACATGGAGGCCGTGCTCGGGAGGCTGCGGGAGGCGGGGGCGCAGTGCACGCCGGGACCCGGGCGGCTCCGGGTGCAGATGGGGGGCCGGCCGGCCGCGGTGAATGTCCAGACGGCTCCCTACCCCGGGTTCGCCACCGACATGCAGGCCCAGCTCATGGCCCTGATGAGCGTGGCCGAGGGCCGTTCGGTCATCACCGAGACGGTCTTCGAGAACCGCTTCATGCACGTGAACGAGCTCCTCCGCATGGGGGCGGACGTGAAGATCGCGGGGCGGGCCGCCGTCGTCCAGGGCGTGCCCCGGCTCCGGGGGGCGCCGGTGATGGCCACGGACTTGCGGGCGAGCGCCTCGCTCGTGCTCGCCGGGCTGGTGGCGGAGGGGACCACGGTCGTCCACCGCATCTACCACCTGGACCGCGGCTACGAGGCGATCGAGCAGAAGCTCTCCACCCTCGGCGCCGACGTCCGGCGGGGGCGCGCCTAGTGCAGGGCCAGCGAATTACGCCTTCCATTCCAGCGGAGCCGCGGGTGGCGACGGGCGCTGCCCCCGAGCGGCCGGGCGGAGTGGGACCCCCTCAGCCTCCTCCTGCAATGCGCGGCATTGCGGGAGGGGCTGAGCGGGTGACGGAGCCCGGACGCGCAGGGGGCCGCCCGGCGACAGGACCCGCGGCAGGGCGGTCTGTCAGGACCGGGTCGGATTCCTTGGAGCGCCAGTAGATGGAGCAGCCCATCGCGATCGCCCTCCCCAAGGGCCGGCTGTTCGCCGAGGCCGTGGCGCTCTTCGAGGCAATCGGGGTGAAGGGGCTCGATCCCTTCCGGGACTCCCGGCGCCTCATCGTGGAAGACTCGAGCGGCCAGTACCGCTTCCTGGCCCTGCGGGACGCCGATGTCCCCACCTATGTGGAGCATGGGGCGGCCGACGCCGGGGTGGTGGGGAAGGACCAGCTTCTGGAGCACGGCCGGGACCTATACGAGCCGCTGGATCTGCGCTTCGGCGCCTGTCGCCTGGTCGTGGCCCAGCCGGCGGATCTGCAGGGGGACGGGCGGCCGGAGGCGTGGTCCTCCCTGCGCGTCGCCACGAAGTACCCGAACGTCACCGAGCGGCACTTTAGCCAGCGCGGGATCCAGGTGCAGATCATTAAACTCTACGGCTCCATCGAGCTGGCCCCCCTGGTGGGCCTGGCGGAGCGGATCGTGGACCTGGTGGCGAGCGGCCAGACGCTCCGCGAGAACGGCCTGGTGGAGGTGGAGCAGATCGCCGAGTCCTCCGCCCGCCTCGTCGTGAACCGGGCGGCCCTCAAGACCCGGTACCAGCGGATTCGCGCGCTGATCGGGCTCCTGCGCGGGCAGGTCGAGCAGGGGGGACGGTGAGGGGAGCGCGGCCCGCCCCGTCCCCGGTCCGCCTCCTGGACCTGACCCGGCGGGAGGCGGCGGGCTTCCTGCGCGAGTGGCAGCGGCGGCGGATGCAGAGCACGGCGGCCGCCGAGCGCGCCGTCCGGCCGATCCTGCGGGCCGTGCGGGAGGAGGGGGACCGGGCCCTCCTCGCCTACGCCCGCCGGCTGGATAGGGCGCGCCTCACGGCGGCGACGGTCCGGGTGACGCCGCGGGAGTTTGCCGCCGCGCGCCGGGCCGTGCCCCGGGCGGCGGCGGCCGCCCTGCGGTTCGCCGCGCGGCGGATCGAGGCCTTCCACCGGCGGGGCCTCCGGGCGTCCTGGTTCTTCCGCGAGCCGGGCTGCACCGTCGGGGTCCTCACCCGGCCGATCGGCTCCGTCGGCCTCTACGTCCCCGGGGGAAAGGCGGCCTACCCGTCCTCGGTCCTCATGATGGCCATCCCGGCCGCCGTGGCGGGGGTCACCCGGGTGGCCATGGCGACCCCCGTCGGCCCGGACGGGAGGGTTCCCCCGGCCGTCCTGTTGGCCGCGGCGCTGGCGGGCGTAACCGAGGTCTACAAGGTCGGCGGGGCGCAGGCGATCGCAGCCCTGGCCTACGGGACCGCCTCGGTCCCGAAGGTGGAGAAGATCGTCGGGCCCGGGAACATCTACGTCGCCGCCGCCAAGGCGCTCGTGGCCGGCGAGGTCGGGATCGACATGGTGGCCGGCCCGACGGAGATCGTGGTGGTGGCGGACGGGACGGCAAGGCCGGCCTACGTGGCGGCGGACCTCCTGTCCCAGGCGGAGCACGACGAGAGCGCCTCGGCCCTGCTCCTCACGCCGAGCCGCCCGCTCGCGGAGGCGGTGGCAGGGGCCCTGGCGGCCCGGCTCGGGTCGCTCCCCCGCCGGGCCGTGGCCGCGGCCTCGCTGAAGCGGTGGGGTGCCCTCTGCGTGACGGCCGATCTGGCCCAGGCCCTCGAGGTGGCCAACGCTCTCGCTCCGGAGCACCTGGAGCTGTGCGTGGCGGAACCCTGGACGCGCCTGGAGGCCGTCCGGAACGCCGGGGCCATCTTCCTGGGGCACTACGCTCCGGAGACGCTCGGGGACTACGTGGCGGGCCCGAGCCACGTCCTGCCCACGGGGGGGCGCGCCCGGTTCGCCTCGCCCCTGTCCGTGGAGGACTTTCAGAAGCGGAGCAGCGTCATTGCCGTGACGGCAGCGGGGCTCCGGCGCCTCGGGCGGCCGGCCATGGCCCTGGCCGCCCTGGAGGGGCTCCAGGGGCACGGCGAGGCGGTGCGGGTCCGGCTTCAGGCATGAGCATGCGTCCACTCCAGGAGATCATCCGGCCCGAGGTGGCCCGCCTGACGGCCTACCAGGTGGAGGACCGCCCGCACCGGGTGAAGCTCGACGCCAACGAGAACCCCTATCCCCTCCCGGGGCCGGTCCAGGCGGCGGTCCAGGAAGCGCTCGGCCGCGTCCCGGCGAACCGCTATCCGGACCCGGCGGCGCGGGCGCTCAAGCGCCAGCTCGCCGGGGTCGCGGGGGTCCCGCCGGAGCAGATTCTCCTGGGGAACGGCTCCGACGAGCTCATCCAGATGATCCTGATGGCGGTGGCCCGGCCGGGGGCTGCGGTGCTGGCCCCGGCTCCCACCTTCTCCATGTACGGCCTGACGGCGCAGGCCCTGGGCCTGCGGTTCGTGGAGGTGCCGCTGGCCGAAGGGTTTGTCCTGGAGCCCGCCCTCTTTCTCCGGAGGCTCCAGGAGGCCCAGCCGGCCGCCACCTTCATCGCCTACCCGAACACCCCCACCGGCAACTGCTACGACGCCGACGCGATCCGGGCGGTGCTCACCGCGGCCGCGGGGCTGGTCGTCCTGGACGAGGCCTACGTGGACTTCTCGGGGAAGACCTTCCTGCCGGACCTCCCCGCCCATCCGCACCTCCTCATCCTCCGGACCCTCTCCAAGGTCGGGCTGGCCGGCCTGCGGGTGGGGTACCTGGTCGGCCACGAGGCCGTCCTGGCCGAGCTGGAGAAGGTGCGCCTCCCGTATAATCTCAATGCGCTCTCCCAGGCGGCGGCGACCGTGGTCCTGAAGCACCGGGACCTCCTCCGGCAGCAGGTGCGGGAGATCGTGGCAGAACGGGAGCGGCTCGCCGGGGCCCTGCGGGCCCTGCCCGGCCTCACCGTCTTCCCCTCGGAGGCGAACTTCCTCCTGGTCCGGACGGCCCGGCCCGCGCGGGAGGTATTCCGGAGGCTCCTCGACCGGGGGATCCTGGTGCGGGACTTTGCCGACGTGCGGTACCTGCGGGACTGCCTGCGGATCACGGTCGGGACGCCGGAGGAGAACGACGTCGTCGTGCGGGCCCTCCGGGAGGTGCTGGCCTAGTGGCGCTCCAGGTTATCCGGCTCGACCCTGCCGCCCCGTTCTGCCGCGGGTCCTGTCGCCGGGCGGCCCCCTGCGCGTCCGGGCGTCGTCACCCGCTCCGCCCCTTCCGCAATGCGGTGCATTGCGAAAGGAGGCGGAGGGGGTCCCACTCCGCCCGGCCGCTCGGGGGCAGCGCCCGGCGCCACCCGCGGCTCGGGAGCAATCGTCCGGGCAATTGGGCGGCCTGACACCAGGAGGGGCGGATGGTGCGGCGGGGGCTAGTGCACCGGAAGACGAGCGAGACCGACGTCCGGGTGGAGCTCGTGGTGGATGGCCAGGGCCGCTCCCAGGTGGAGACGGGCCTGCCCTTCTTCAACCACATGCTGGCCCAACTGGCGCGCCACGGCCTCTTCGACCTCACCATCCGGGCGAAGGGGGACCTGGAGGTGGACGCGCACCACACCATGGAAGACGTCGGGCTCGCCCTGGGGGAGGCCTTCACGCAGGCGCTCGGGGAGAAGGTGGGGATCCGGCGCTTCGGGTGCGCCACGGTGCCCATGGACGATGCGCTCGGGTGGGTCGCCGTGGATCTGAGCGGCCGGCCCTACCTGGTCTACCGGGCTGACCAGCTCACGGGGAAAGTCGGGGAGTTCGACGCCCAGCTTCTGAAGGAGTTCTTCCGCGCGCTGGCGACGGCCATGAAGGCGAACGTGCACATCGGGGTCTCCTACGGGGAGAACACGCACCACATGGCCGAGGCGGTCTTCAAGGCCGCCGCGCGGGCGTTGGGAGAGGCGACGGCGCGGGATCCCCGGGTTCCGGATGTCCCCTCCACCAAGGGGAGCCTCTGACCCATGATCGCCATCATTGACTCGGGGATCGCCAACCTCCGGAGCGTCCAGAAGGCTCTGGAGCGGGTGGGCCACGAGGCGAAGGTGGTGGAGGATCCCCGGCTGCTCCGGGAGGCGCGGGGGATCGTCCTCCCTGGCGTCGGGGCTTTCGCCGACGGGATCGCCAAGCTCACGCGGGCCGGCTTCATCGAGCCCCTCCTCCGGGAGATCGAGGGGGGCAAGCCGGTCCTGGGCATCTGCCTGGGCCTGCACTTTCTCTTCTCGGAGAGCGAGGAGTTCGGGCGGCACCCCGGCCTGAACCTTCTTCCGGGGAAGGTGGTCCGGTTCCCCGCGCAGCGGCCCGCGGGCGGCGGGGAGATCCCCGCTCCCCTGAAGGTCCCCCTCATCGGCTGGGTCCCGATCCAGATCCGGAGGGAGGTGCCGCTCTTGCGCGGCATCCCGGACGGGAGCCACTTCTACTTCGTGCACTCCTACTACGTGGCGCCGGCGGAGGCGGAGGTCGTGGCCGCCACGGCCACCCACGGGATCCCCTTCACGGCGGTCATCCGGCGGGAGAACCTGATGGCCACCCAGTTCCACCCGGAGAAGAGCCAGGGGCTGGGGCTCACCCTCCTGCGGAACTTCGGGGACCTCGCCGCGCGATGCTGATCATCCCGGCGATCGACCTCCGGGGCGGGCGCTGCGTCCGGCTCCTGCAGGGAGACCCGACCCGGGAGAAGGCGTACAGCGACGATCCGCCCGCCGTGGCATCGGCCTTCGCCGCGGCCGGAGCGTCCCGCCTGCACGTGGTGGACCTGGATGGGGCGCTCGGGACCGGGAGCGGCAATCGCCCCGTCATCGCTCGGATCGCGGCCGCGAGCGGGCTCGCCCTGCAAGTGGGGGGGGGCCTCCGCCGGCTCGTCGACATCGAGGGGGTCCTCACGGCCGGGGCGAACTGGGTCATCCTGGGGACCGCGGCGATCGAGGAGCCGGCCCTGGTCCGGGAGGCGGCCGCGCGGTTTCCGGCGCGGATCCTCGTGGGGATTGACGCCCGGGGGGGGCGAGTGGCGGTGCGGGGGTGGCAGGCCGACACGGGCCGGGACGCCGCGGAGGTGGCCGGGGAGGCGGTCGCCCTCGGCGCGGCCGGCCTCATTCACACGGACATCGCGGCCGATGGGATGCTCCGCGGGCCGAACCTGACCGAGCTCGCGCGGGTCGCGGCGGCCGCCGGCGTCCCGATCCTCGCCTCGGGAGGGATCGGAACGATGGATCACCTCGAGGCGGTGGCGAATCTGGCGCCCCGCGGGGTGACCGGGGCGATCCTCGGGCGGGCGCTCTACGAGGGGACGGTCGACCTGGCCGCGGCCATCCGCCGGTTCCGGGGTGGGCCCTGAGGTGGTGGCCAAGCGAATCATCCCGTGCCTGGATGTCAAGGACGGGCGGGTGGTCAAGGGGGTGCGGTTCGTGGATCTCCGGGACGCCGGCGATCCCGCGCAGGCGGCGGCGGCCTACGACGCCGCCGGCGCCGATGAGCTGGTCTTCCTGGACATCACCGCCTCGCACGAGCGGCGCAAGATCCTCCTGGAGGTGGTCCGGCGGACGGCCGAGCAGGCCTTCACGCCCCTCACGGTGGGGGGCGGCATCACCTCCCTCGAGGACATCCGGACGCTGCTCCTCGCCGGCGCCGACAAGGTCTCGATGAACACGGCGGCCGTGCAGGACCCGGACCTGATCCGGGAGGCGGCCGGGCGGTTCGGGAGCCAGTGCATCGTGCTGGCCATCGACGCCCGGGCGCGCCCGGGCGGGGGCTGGGAGGTGTTCGTCCACGGGGGGCGCACGCCCACGGGTCGCGAGGCCGTCGAGTGGGCGCGGCGAGGAGCAGCGCTCGGGGCCGGGGAAATCCTCCTGACCAGCATGGACCGGGACGGGACGAAGGACGGCTACGACCTGGCCCTGACCGCCGCGGTGGCGGCTGCCGTGCCGGTCCCGGTCATTGCCTCCGGCGGCGCCGGGAAGCCGGAGCACCTGTATGCGGCCCTGACGGCGGGAGGGGCGGATGCGGCGCTGGCCGCCTCGATCTTCCACTTCGGCGAGCTGAGCATCCCGCAGGCGAAGGCGTACCTGAGGGAGCGGGGCGTCCCCGTACGCCCCTGAAGACGGGGAAGGGATGGACGAGCTGCTGGCCACGCTGACCTTCGATGCCCAGGGCCTGATCCCCGCCGTCATACAGGATGACGCCAACGGGGACGTCCTCATGGTGGCCTACATGAACCGGGAGGCCCTGGAGAAGACGCTGCGGAGCGGCCTGACCCACTTCTACAGCCGCTCGCGCCGGCGCATCTGGCAGAAGGGGGAGACCTCGGGGCACATCCAGCGGGTCCGGAGCGTCCACCTCGACTGCGACGCCGACGCCCTCCTCCTCCGGGTGGAGCAGGTGGTGGCGGCCTGTCACACCGGGAACCGCTCCTGCTTCTTCACGCGGCTTAAGCCGGATGGCCTCAGGACCGAGGAGGGGGAGCTGCGCTTCGACCCCGCTGTGGTCTACGGGGGGCTGCCGGCCGTGCTGCAGCGGGTCTTCGCGACCGTGCGGGGGCGGAAGGCCGCGGCCCCCCCCGGCTCCTATGTGGGGGACCTGTTCGCCGCCGGCCGGGAGCGGATCCTCAAGAAGATCGGCGAGGAGACGACCGAGCTCCTCCTGGCCGCCCAGGGGGGGGAGCGGGAGGCCATCCGCTACGAGGTGGCGGACCTCTGGTTCCACACGCTGGTCCTCCTGGCGGAGTGCGGCCTCACCCTGGAGGAAGTGGCAGGGGAGCTGGCGCGACGTGAGGGGAAGCGGAAGCCGGAGTATGGGCCGCCGGAAGGGGGGTGAGGCTGGTGCCGGAGTGCCTCTTCTGCAGGATCGCGGCGAAGGAGGTCCCCAGCAAGGCGGTCTACGAGGACGGGGACCTCTACGCCTTCGAGGACATCAGTCCCCAGGCCCCCGTGCACGTCCTGCTGGTGCCCAAGCAGCACCTGGCCCACGCGCTGGACCTGACGGAGGCCTCGGCCCCCCTCATCGGGCGGCTCATCCTGGCGGCCAATCGGATCGCGCGGGAGCGGGGGGTGGCGGAGAGCGGGTTCCGGCTGGTTCTGAACACCAACCGGGATGGGGGGCAGCTCATCTTCCACCTCCACCTGCACCTGCTGGCGGGCCGGCCGATGGGGTGGCCGCCCGGCTAGGCGTCCGAGATTCCGGTTGACAAGAGGGCGGCCGCCCGCCTATATTTACGGTGATCGATCTTCCTGGTGGACTGATCGCGAAACCCTTTGGATCCGCGGGCATCGGCCCTGGGACACAAAGGGTTTTGCGTCTTTGTATGCTGACGCAAACCCAGCGAGAGGGGGGTGGGTCGCTTGACCAGTGTCGTGGTAAAGGAGGACGAGAGCTTCGAGACTGCCCTCCGCCGGTTCAAGAAGCAGGTCGAAAAGGCGGGAGTCCTCTCCGAGCTCCGCAAGCGCGAGCACTACGAGAAGCCCAGCGTCCGCCGCAAGAAGAAGGCGCTCGCGGCCCGCAAGAAGATGCTGAAGAAGATGCGGCTGATGCAGGGGCCTTGATGGGGCTCCGCGCCCGTCTCGACGCTGACCTGAAGGAAGCCCTGAAGGCGGGAGAGAAGATCCGGGCGTCGGCCATCCGGATGCTCCTGACTGCCGTCAAGACCAAGGAGGTGGCGGAGGACCGGCGCGGCGATCGCCGGGCCCCGCTCCCGGACCCGGAGGTCCTCCAGGTCATCGCTAGCGCCTGCAAGCAGCGCCGGGACTCCATCGAGCAGTTCCGGGCCGGCGGGCGGCAGGATCTGGTGGAGAAGGAAACCGCGGAGCTGGCCGTGCTGGAGGCCTACCTCCCCCGGGCGCTGGCGCCCGAGGAGCTCCGGGCGGCCGTGGCCGAGGCGATCCGCGAGACCGGCGCCACTTCCCCCCGGGACATGGGGAAGGTGATGAGCCGCCTGATGCCCGAGTTGGCCGGGCGGGCTGACGGCAAGCTGGTGAGCGAGC
This DNA window, taken from Candidatus Methylomirabilis sp., encodes the following:
- a CDS encoding GatB/YqeY domain-containing protein, coding for MGLRARLDADLKEALKAGEKIRASAIRMLLTAVKTKEVAEDRRGDRRAPLPDPEVLQVIASACKQRRDSIEQFRAGGRQDLVEKETAELAVLEAYLPRALAPEELRAAVAEAIRETGATSPRDMGKVMSRLMPELAGRADGKLVSELVREALGKT